A stretch of the Schistocerca serialis cubense isolate TAMUIC-IGC-003099 chromosome 2, iqSchSeri2.2, whole genome shotgun sequence genome encodes the following:
- the LOC126458224 gene encoding uncharacterized protein LOC126458224, protein MSQDLSSRKRGRNNCEEECCDFMPLSKRINNLHINGTIYSTCEQHSEHAIFKQDGTVEEWNGLQSMKDERLQSTHSLGPTCATDKNSGTNFHSVDGNFIENNCATSQEYPWMSEHVLSQYAPSLTATDNPYYYENNKLLFALYMERLQRGGIPLY, encoded by the exons ATGTCACAAGATCTTAGCAGCAG GAAACGTGGTCGAAATAACTGTGAAGAGGAATGCTGTGATTTTATGCCATTATCTAAAAGAATTAACAACTTGCACATCAATGGGACTATTTACAGCACTTGCGAACAACATTCTGAACATGCCATTTTTAAGCAG GATGGAACAGTGGAAGAGTGGAATGGTTTGCAAAGTATGAAAGATGAACGGCTGCAGTCAACACATTCACTGGGTCCCACATGTGCCACAGACAAGAATAGTGGCACTAATTTTCACAGTGTTGATGGCAACTTCATAGAAAACAATTGCGCCACAAGCCAGGAATACCCATGGATGTCAGAGCACGTACTCAGCCAGTATGCACCATCTCTCACCGCTACTGATAATCCGTACTATTATGAAAACAATAAACTATTGTTTGCTTTGTACATGGAACGGTTACAGAGAGGTGGAATCCCTCTTTATTAA